One Methanocaldococcus infernus ME DNA segment encodes these proteins:
- the cas7b gene encoding type I-B CRISPR-associated protein Cas7/Csh2 codes for MIKRSEILFLYDVKDANPNGDPLDENKPRIDEETGINIVTDVRLKRTIRDYLDSIGEDIFIKEVRDEKGELKTKEDRLKELKIEKEEDLLKLIDIRLFGATIAVKGNPIALTGPVQFRFGRSLHRVSLKLIKGTTVMPSKEGKSQGTFTEYWVVPYSLIAFYGIINENAAKTTKLTEEDIKKLIEAMWNGTKNLISRSKVGHTPRLLIKVNYKEKNYHIGDLDRSLKLISNVEDEKIRDVKDYKLDLTELINLLKENKDKIESIEYIWDKRLKLVYNGEEFDFKTSDLPFKEITL; via the coding sequence ATGATAAAAAGAAGTGAAATTTTATTCTTATATGATGTTAAAGATGCCAATCCAAATGGAGATCCATTAGATGAGAACAAGCCAAGAATTGATGAAGAAACTGGGATCAATATAGTTACAGATGTAAGGTTGAAAAGAACTATTAGAGATTACTTAGACAGTATTGGAGAAGATATATTTATAAAAGAAGTAAGAGATGAAAAAGGTGAATTAAAAACAAAGGAAGATAGGCTAAAAGAGTTAAAAATAGAAAAAGAAGAAGACTTACTAAAATTAATTGATATTAGACTATTTGGGGCTACAATAGCTGTTAAAGGAAATCCTATAGCTCTTACAGGACCAGTTCAATTTAGGTTTGGGAGAAGCTTACACAGAGTTTCTTTAAAATTAATAAAGGGAACTACTGTAATGCCTTCAAAAGAAGGAAAAAGCCAGGGAACTTTTACAGAATATTGGGTAGTTCCATATTCATTAATAGCATTTTATGGGATAATTAATGAGAATGCTGCAAAAACTACAAAATTGACAGAAGAGGATATTAAAAAATTAATTGAAGCTATGTGGAATGGAACAAAAAATCTTATTAGTAGAAGTAAAGTAGGGCATACTCCAAGATTGTTGATAAAGGTTAACTATAAAGAGAAAAACTACCATATTGGAGACTTAGATAGGAGTTTAAAATTAATCTCTAATGTAGAAGATGAAAAAATTAGGGATGTTAAGGATTACAAATTAGATTTAACTGAGCTAATTAACCTACTAAAAGAGAATAAAGATAAAATTGAAAGTATTGAGTATATTTGGGACAAGAGATTAAAGTTAGTTTATAATGGAGAAGAATTTGACTTTAAAACTTCAGACTTACCATTTAAAGAGATAACTTTATAA